DNA from bacterium:
AACCCCGGTTTACCCTACTGGGTAAGGAGCTTTTCAAAATCGCTATATGAGAAACGGATTTGACAAAAGCCTCCATGCACTGATGGAGCGACTTCTCACAATGGCGAGTATTGCTGAAAAGATGATTCACTGCAGTATCCAGGCGGTTGTTCAGAGGGACGCTTCGCTTGCCAATAAGATTCCGGAAATGGAAGCGGAAGTGAATCATTTCCAACTGGAAATTGACAATCACGCGAATCGACTCCTTTGCTTGCAACAGCCTCTGGCGCATGATCTGCGTTTCATCATCGCGAGCATGAAAATTAGCGGAGACCTGGAGAGAATTGGCGATCAAGCGGTCAATATCACCGAGAACATGAAAATACTCCTGCAGCATCCTGAGTTGAAACGAATGATGGATATTCCGGACATGGCGGAAATAGTAAAAGAGATGGTTCGCGATTCACTTCACGCATTCCTCACATCCGATGCGAAGGAAGCGAGAGAAGTGCTCCTTCGCGATGATACCGTTGATGCCCTGAAGAACCAGGTATTTCGTGTAGTCCTGACCTACATGATCTCGGATCCAAAAACGATTCCAATTGGACTTCAGTTAATTCTGATTTCACGGCATTTGGAGAGAATCGCCGATCACGCAACCAACATTGCAGAAGATGTTGTTTACCTCGTGGAAGGAAAGGACATTCGACATCACGCCGAGGGATAAATCAAGAACTCATTCCGATCTTTTTCATCGGCTCCCTCCGTACTGTATAGGAAGCCATGCGAATTCTACTGATATTTCTTTTCTTTCTGGTTCCTGTCCGTTCTTTGATCGCCGAAAATCTTGCTCCGCGTTTGGAAAAATCCGACTGTCCCTTTGCGAACGACAAACTTGACGGAGTGGACTGCGGTTACGTGACGGTACCGGAGAATCGGGATCATCCGAATGGGCGCACTCTACGGCTGGCTGTTGTGGTCATGCATAACAACGGCGCATCAACGAGTCGGGATCCTTTGGTTTTCTTATCCGGTGGTCCGGGACAAAGATCGGTATTCTATACGCCTCAGCGAACAGAAAGTAAATTTTGGAATAAACTTCGCGAAAAGAGAGATCTGGTCTTCTTTGATCAGAGAGGAACCGGTTATTCCGACCCTGCCTTTTGTCCTGAGCTTTACGAGGTTTTTACAGCAGCCTTTAAAGGACTCTCGCCTCAAAAGCAAACCGCTTTTCAGACAAACAAATTGAAAGAATGCCGCGCGAAATTACTGAAGCAAGGGATCGATTTCTCAGCATACAACAGCAAAGTGAGCGCTCAGGATCTGGAAGATATCCGCAAAGCCCTCGGTTATCAATAATGGAATTTGATCGGTCTTTCCCTATGGTACGCGTTTGGCGCTGACTGCTATGCGTGATACGCCACAAGGAATCCGAAGCGTGATTTTGGATTCCACTTCGCCGCCCAACGTTCGTAACTGGGTCGATGCGCCTTCCCAATTTGCACGATCGCTTCGTCTTGTATTTGATCAGTGCAATGCCGATGCCCAATGCAGGCAAACGTTTCCCGAACTGGAAAAGGATTTTTATTCTGTTCTGGAAAACCTGGAGAGAACCCCGATCATTATTACAGGTCTCGATAACCGGTTTCCTGAAGGAAGACTTGTAGTGGACGGCACACTTTTAGCTGCGGGAATCTTCCAGGGATTGTACGATTATCGTTTTATTCGCCTGACTCCACTCCTGATCAGGGAGATGAAAAACCGGAATGCAGAAGTCCTGAGAGCAATCGCGGAAGGCCTCGTGCGAGATTCTCAAGACCTGAATGTTGGGCTTCAATATGCAGTGGATTGTTTCGAAATGGCGCCCTTGAGTCCACAGTCGGAGATTGAATCAGAACGAAGACGATATCCTGAACTTGGAGTGTGGCATGAATTGGTAGATGAGCAAGCTCTTTGCAAAGCGTGGCATGATGTTCGTGCAGATTCCCAGGAGAGTTTACCGGTGCAAAGCGATATTCCCACCCTGATCCTGGCGGGCGAGTTCGATCCGATAACGCCTCCTTCGTATGGCCGGATTGCGGCGTCCACACTTACTGTTAGTACTTTTGTGGAGATACCAGGCGCGGGACATGGGGCCAGTCCGACTTCAGAATGCACCAAAATCTCCTTGACCTTTTTCTGCGGGTTGCCACCGACAATCCCTTCCTGTTCGCGTTCGGGCTTCCCACGTCTGATTCCTGGATCCTGGCTTTGCCATGGTTTGTTGTTGGACTCACACCGGCCGTTCTAGGGATGGCAATTCTGGCCTGGAAGCAACGATGGTGGAAAATCACCGCACGCATTCACTACAATCTTGTTGCTGCAAGCTGCCTCGCCTTTTCCGCTTTTGTGTTGTTGATTGAACTAATCCGCTAGAAAGCAGGCGGGACAATTACTTCTTGAGAAACTGCAACAACACATTCTTTGCACGAGGATCCTTCATCTGACCGAGCCAGAAGATCGCCTCTTTTCGCATTTCCGTTTCCGGATGTGTTTTCGCTATTCGCTCAAGACGTGAAATCGATATCTCCTTTTTCATTTGAGAAATGGAAAAGATTGCCTTCTTTCTGGTACTGCGATCCGGGTCATGATGCACTACCTTTTCCAGCATCTCTCCTTCTGCTTCACTCCCGATTTGTCCGATCCAGAAGATCGCCTCCTCGCGGATTCTCGACTCCTTATGATTCCTTGCAATCCTGATAAGTACTGGAATCCCCAGTTCTCTTTTCAGCTGAGAACATGAGAAAACCGCTTTTTCTTGCGCTTCTTGATCGCCGTCATGGAAAACAATCTGTTCGAGAATTTTCGGTGCTTCATCAAATCCCTGTTGTCCGATCCAGAAGATTGCTTCCAAGCGAGCAACGCGATTGTCTTTTTGATTGGCGAGCTCTATCAGGGCCTGATTCGCCTCCGGAAATTTCATCTGGCTGATCGAAAACACGGCCGACTTTCCCAATTCCGTATGCTCAATCGTGCTTGCAACGTTCAAAAGGAATTTCAAGGCCGCAGGTTCTTGAGTCTGTCCGAGCCAGAAAATTGCGCTCTTGCGAACCGCAGCATCCTCCCGGCCGGCAACAATACCCTTCAAAAATGGAATCACCAGATCAGGGCTCTGATGAATTCCGATTGCGCCGATCAATTCTTCGCGCCGCTTTGATACAGACGTGTTTTGGTACAGAGTTTTCAGCATCTCTATGCTCTGTTGATTTTCAGCGTTTCCCAGCCAGAAAACCGGAAGATTTTTAAGAGAGAAAGTCAGTTCCACATTAGAGAAGTTGATACGGGAGATGTTTCTCGAGGGTTGCTGGAACTGAATTAGAACAGCTATCTCCTTCCATATCATCTTGTCAGAAGGAACCTCCAATTGATTCAAAATGCTTTCTGCTTCTTCACGAATCGTCGTTTTCTGCGTCGTCGGCCGAATTCCGCTGATCACTTCCATCAGTGTTGGGGCGACACGATTATCATCGAAATGGCCCATCGTTACATTGGCAGGCATCAGTCGTTTTATCATATAGGCAATCCAAAAACCGTTTTCGAATTCTTCGCCCTGGGCTTTGTTAATTGCCCATTTCCACCGGGCCGCTAAGGATTCGCCGGGGTCTGGATGTTTGATGACTTTGACGGATGCGCACAAATCGAAGGATGCCAGAAAAAGCAAAAGGAAAACGCAGACTTTCGTTAGTTGCATGACACTACTCCCTGAAAGAGATAGGACGCGAAACCGGAGTTGAAGGTTTACATGGCGTGCGAAGCTGTGAGTTTTGCATTTCAGCAAATGATCGTGGGTAAATTCGAGATTTCAGTTATTCAGAGTGGGAACCTTTGTTTCCCTTGGGGCAGTGTCTTTGACTTTTTCAGGAGCAGACGTTTGCGCGATTTTTTCAAATTCTTTCCTTAATTCACTGATGGCTATGTAACGCATATTGGGATCTTTTTGCAACGCCTTCAAAATGATTCGTTCCAGTTCATCCGGAATTTGTGGATTGATATCCCGTGGGCGATGCGGTTCATCGCGTATCTGCTGGAACCCAACGGAGATTGCTGATTCTCCGCGAAAAGGAAGCTTGCCTGTAAAAATCTCATAAAGAATGATGCCCAGCGAATAAATGTCCGTGCGTTCATCTACTTTCTTTCCTGACACCTGTTCAGGCGACATGTATTCCGGTGTTCCAAGAATCAATCCGGTTGCGGTCATGCCTTCCATATAGATGGGGCGTGCCAGTCCGAAATCAATGATTTTCAGGTTGCCGGTCGGCCCGATAAGGATGTTCTGAGATTTCAAATCCCGGTGGATGATACGCTGGCGGTGAGCCGCCTCCAGGCCCTCACAGATCTGGAATACGATATTGCTTCCTTGAATGAGCGAAAGCGCCCCGTGATTGCGAATGAATTCTTTCAAATTTTGCCCGGGAAAAAATTCCATCGATACGAAATGCAAGCCGTTACTCTCCCCAATATCAAAAATACGGATGATATTCGGATGCGCGATCCGTCGCGCAGAAGTCACCTCGCGCTTTAATCGTTCCAGCGATTCCGGATCTGTACTGAGCATGGGAGAAATAATTTTGAGCGCAACTTGCTCATTCAGCTGCTTATCATGTGCCTGAAATACAATGCCCATTCCGCCACGTCCGAGCTCCTTTAACACCTGATAGCGACCTTCGAGCGCCGAAATCATATTCACAAATGCTGTAGGCATCTGGCTGACAGCACCTGGTTCTCCGGAAAATGCACCGCTCGTTCCTAACATAGAACGCTCCCATTGCTGGTTCATCTCTGTGTCCAGACGGCAAATCAACAGTTCCAGGTTTTCCAGTCTTTCCTTTAGCCGGCGAACCTCATTTTGATCCTCCTTTACCTGAATCTGGGGGCTAGTTCGGGATGCTTCTATCTCGAGCTTCCGTTTGGCCAGCTCATGTCGTTGCCTCATCCAAGTAAACACCAAAATTGCAACCACTACGAATGCTACGACTCCGCCGGCAGTTCCGATAATATCCGCCCAATTGATTGCGTTCGGATCGAATGGAATAGTCGGCATGGGAATTTCAGGTGGTTGCTGCATATCTGGAAATATACCGGATTCTTGGCTAACGAACCAGACCTTTCAGCAAGATGCGAGATTACCGGATGAATGAGTTGCCAGGATCGGACTTAGTGTCCCTTCCCATAAATATGATGACATATGCTGCTGGCTCGCAGGCTTGATGGCAAGGCGCGAGCGAGGCGCATACCCGCTGTGGTATGTAACGA
Protein-coding regions in this window:
- a CDS encoding alpha/beta hydrolase; this encodes MRDTPQGIRSVILDSTSPPNVRNWVDAPSQFARSLRLVFDQCNADAQCRQTFPELEKDFYSVLENLERTPIIITGLDNRFPEGRLVVDGTLLAAGIFQGLYDYRFIRLTPLLIREMKNRNAEVLRAIAEGLVRDSQDLNVGLQYAVDCFEMAPLSPQSEIESERRRYPELGVWHELVDEQALCKAWHDVRADSQESLPVQSDIPTLILAGEFDPITPPSYGRIAASTLTVSTFVEIPGAGHGASPTSECTKISLTFFCGLPPTIPSCSRSGFPRLIPGSWLCHGLLLDSHRPF
- the phoU gene encoding phosphate signaling complex protein PhoU, with amino-acid sequence MRNGFDKSLHALMERLLTMASIAEKMIHCSIQAVVQRDASLANKIPEMEAEVNHFQLEIDNHANRLLCLQQPLAHDLRFIIASMKISGDLERIGDQAVNITENMKILLQHPELKRMMDIPDMAEIVKEMVRDSLHAFLTSDAKEAREVLLRDDTVDALKNQVFRVVLTYMISDPKTIPIGLQLILISRHLERIADHATNIAEDVVYLVEGKDIRHHAEG
- a CDS encoding HEAT repeat domain-containing protein; its protein translation is MQLTKVCVFLLLFLASFDLCASVKVIKHPDPGESLAARWKWAINKAQGEEFENGFWIAYMIKRLMPANVTMGHFDDNRVAPTLMEVISGIRPTTQKTTIREEAESILNQLEVPSDKMIWKEIAVLIQFQQPSRNISRINFSNVELTFSLKNLPVFWLGNAENQQSIEMLKTLYQNTSVSKRREELIGAIGIHQSPDLVIPFLKGIVAGREDAAVRKSAIFWLGQTQEPAALKFLLNVASTIEHTELGKSAVFSISQMKFPEANQALIELANQKDNRVARLEAIFWIGQQGFDEAPKILEQIVFHDGDQEAQEKAVFSCSQLKRELGIPVLIRIARNHKESRIREEAIFWIGQIGSEAEGEMLEKVVHHDPDRSTRKKAIFSISQMKKEISISRLERIAKTHPETEMRKEAIFWLGQMKDPRAKNVLLQFLKK
- a CDS encoding protein kinase, encoding MQQPPEIPMPTIPFDPNAINWADIIGTAGGVVAFVVVAILVFTWMRQRHELAKRKLEIEASRTSPQIQVKEDQNEVRRLKERLENLELLICRLDTEMNQQWERSMLGTSGAFSGEPGAVSQMPTAFVNMISALEGRYQVLKELGRGGMGIVFQAHDKQLNEQVALKIISPMLSTDPESLERLKREVTSARRIAHPNIIRIFDIGESNGLHFVSMEFFPGQNLKEFIRNHGALSLIQGSNIVFQICEGLEAAHRQRIIHRDLKSQNILIGPTGNLKIIDFGLARPIYMEGMTATGLILGTPEYMSPEQVSGKKVDERTDIYSLGIILYEIFTGKLPFRGESAISVGFQQIRDEPHRPRDINPQIPDELERIILKALQKDPNMRYIAISELRKEFEKIAQTSAPEKVKDTAPRETKVPTLNN